The genomic region GTGTTGTGGCGCTGCGGTTCAGCACGCTCCGATTTGTTTGCATATCGAGCACTGAAATCAAGTTTGGACAGAACATTTTGGATTTGATAGAAAGAAAGTTGCCTGCAATGACCTCTAAAGTGGGAAGTTAACTTGGGCAGTTAACTCTGCTCTGCTTAAGAATTTTACTGCAGAATATCTTTCTTTTCCCTCAGGGTTTGTCCACATAAATTTGATTTTTACAGTTAGCGAGATGCACTTGAAGAAAATGACAATTATGTTCagtttaattgctaatgcttgtTAATGCTTTGTCATAATTTGTtaaaccctcatgtcattccaaatccatatgactttcttttctaAGTGGAACATAACAGAAGAAATTTAAAAGAATTCTGGTAACCAAACCATTTCGGTACCCTTCGACTTCCATTTTATGGCCAAAAGACAACAATTAGACAATTTTCAAAATGTTGTATtcagtgttccacagaagaaagaaagagtaCATATTTCGAACAACATGAGTTTGTATAAATAATGACACCGATGTTTCTTTTTAGGTGAATAATTCCTTTAAGAAGCGCTCATACAGGAATTTATGTTATGAAAGCTAAAATAGAATAATTTTCTGGACTTATTTTAATTCTTAATctaatttatttcagtgtatttgctGCACATAAATCATTGTGTTTAAAGATGGCTACATTTTCATATCTTCAGGTTTGGTTTAATGTACCTATCTTCTTTCGGTAAGGCGGTGAGTTGTGGTTTAGTTGGGTGTGGTGCTTTTTGTTTTGACTACTGTTCAAACATATCAACTAAAAGGCTTGTGGGAAAAATAGGGGTGTTTAGGCTGGTGTCTATCTCATCTGTTTGCCATCAAAGTATCCACATCGCCGCAGTTTCAGTTTGCCAAAAGAGAGGCCacatagggctgcacaattaattgatTTTCTAAACGCTATTACAATTAAGGATGCCACAAAAAACGGCAATTAATCGTTcgaagtccacttatgttattctgtgtgcttaagatgcgtttttctttctttctacatgttatcttaagaggttttcacattattttagttttagtattacattataatacataatttatatataatttaaagtagAAACCAATCTGagactaaatattatagaaaagcactaaaggtttttcagttagtgttttcagcttgtttattttcatatcaaAATATGGCTTGTAGTTgtatcaaacaatggtataaacatcattcaatgtaaattgtgataatcgtaattaataatcacaattacggtttcaagggaataatcgacaattatgatttttgtcatgatCATGCAGCCCTAAGAAAGATAAGGGCAAAAAAAAGGTCAGAGTTCACTAGCTACATGAGCATTGCAGTGAAGTGTCTGGTTCTTTATTTCTTGTAGTTACATCAACATGTGAGTGCACTAATACTTGCACAGATCTCTCTTCTAGACTTCTTTTGTTCTTACATTATGATTTTTGTAGCTACATAACCCTTACAGATGGGCTAGCCTATAgcatttttacaatacattttttacatataaaatatatagacatacgatttaaatgaatttaagactctttatataaaataataatatatacattttttttactatatttgattacattttaccTCATTTGACCTCAAAATTGGAGTGAAGTTCACACGACTTTGTACTACATATAGCTGCTGTGTTTTTTCTAGCTTCAAGCTTAGCCCTGCTGCTCTGGACTTTCAAAGCCTTTTAAGGCTAGATGCAGTTGGTCAGTTCCTTCAATGGGCCTGGCCTCCTCCCATGATGATGTGATAAGGATGGCAGTTCCATCCTCTTCTGACCCTCTTCCAGTCAGTCTTGCATTTGCACGGTGTGCATTCAAACACTGGCCAATGACTGTCTGagtttacagtgtgtgtgaaGCTGCATAAATAGAGTCCTCGGGGACCATAATGTTACATTCCAACTGTTTCCAAGAATAAAAACATTGATTCGTACACTATGTGTTCCCCGAGTGAAATAACCTGTGCTGGAGTAAGGTAATGAGATATTTCAATGAAAGGCTCTACAGGATTGAAAAACAATATGTGGTAGAGATGCCTTTGTGATGTTTGTTTTACTAGGCACTGCATGCTGTTCGGTTcagaaacttcttttttttttaaatgctgttttgcaTTTTTTGAAATAGTGGTGTAGCCTATTCGAAATTGGCATTCAGTATTAACTTGTTCTGCATTTTTCGTTGGTCCCTTTGAATGCGCATAAAACTGTAAATGTATCCAAATTACTCATTGGTCATTTTCCTTCATTTAGATTATGCTGTAAATGTATCAAGAACCTGGAGCCAAGCATGAAAAAGGCGACCAAGCCCACGGCCGCCTCCTCCAGAACCTCAGCAGGCACTAAAGCCCCAGGCAGACCAGAGGGAAGCAGCATTATGGGCACAGGTGGCAAGATGACTAACAAAACTCAGAGTTCAGCTCCACTGCCTAAGGTAACTGTTCAGTATGGAGGAagctaaaacatttgtttttaatccTTATAAAAATGTTGAACCAAGTGCTAGAAGAATGTTGCATTGTGATTTGTCTGCAGCAGATCATTAACTTAATGTTTTGCATGCTAACCAGGCAAAGAGTAATGATGATCTCCCAGTGGTGAGCAGTGGAGCTGTATCCGTTAGCAACAGTAACACTTCTGCTAGAAACAAGAGAGGGAGCTCCTCTCAGAACACCAACAGCACTGACACCAAGTCGAAGACCAGTTCAGGTAGTGCAAAGCATTGCCTTAGTTCTAAAGaagtgttttgtttgtgttgcaCAAATACTTTGATACCCACAACACAGCTAATGCAATTTCCATAACAGTTTGGTGGTTATGGAAGTATTTCTACTTCTAACCATTTCTTTCTCCTGTAGGTCTTTCAGGAAAGCGTGCCATGTCATCCACAGCCAAGGATCCAGGCACGACCCGAGAGAACTTGCGAGAACATACCAGAGCTAGTGTTGCCAAAAAGCTTGTTGCACCCACAGATGCCATGCTTCCAAAAAGATCACGATGCGGTACCCTAGCAGAGACAGATTCTCGGACGAGCAAATCTCGCTCAGACAACCAGATAAGCCATAAAGCAGTGCTGGAGTGTCAAGTGAAGGACCTGCTTGGCTTAGCCAAGACCAAAGACCTGGAGATCCTACATCTCCGCTCTGAACTTAGAGGTATGAAAGCTCAGCTTGGTCTGGAAGAACTTGAGGCCCCTAATCCAGAACAAGTATCTCAAGACAGCAAGCAGCCTCAGGAGAAAGAGGTTTCTTCTTTGATCAGTGCCACAGATGTAGAGTCCACTCTCCTCCTCCTTCAAGACCAGAACCAGGGCATCCTTGATGAGCTAAATATGCTGAAGAGTGAAAACCGGATGCTGAAGGATCGTCTCAATGCTCCCGGCTTTTCTCTGGAACATCGTCTAGACAGCCCTGTCAAAGGTCTGTGCTGCCTGTCCCTCAGTCCTGAGCCTGTAGCTGCTGGCTGCAGTGGAGGTCACTGTGAACACAGGGGGGGTGGTATGTGTGCATCTTCTGCAGAAGGCTCTGCCCAAGGCTCTATCGAGGACCTGCTGTCAGAAACAAGACGTTTAGGCCCTCCTGATGCAGTGGACAGTGAGTGCAGTGAGGCCTACCAGCCGATCACCTCCAGCGATGATGCTCTGGATGTGCCTTCAGGTTGTGGATCGTCTTCTGAATCAGAAGGAGGGCCACCGAGCCGGGAACATTCCCGCAGAGGCAGCAGCGGGAACACTAGTGAAGTTTCCATGGCCTGCCTGACTGAGCGGATCCATCAAATGGAGGAGAACCAGCACAGCACAGCAGAAGAACTCCAGGCCACTCTGCAGGAGCTTGCTGACCTGCAGCAGATCATACAAGAGCTGACCACAGAGAATGAACGCCTGGGTGAGGAGCGTGCCATTCTGGTTGACTCCCTCTGTCAACAAGGGGAGCGTCTGGAACTATACGGAAGACAGCTGGACTACTTCCGTGGCCTGCTTGATGAGCATCGGGTGGCCTACGCCAAGGATGATGAAGATGCCAAAAGCGTCCGATATGTGGAGCTGGAAAGGCGCTACGCCGAGCTGAACGATGGCTCACATTTTGAGCGGGAGCAGCTGCTGGGTGTTCAGCAACAACTAAGCAGTGCTCTCAAGATGGCAGAACAGGAGAATGCAGAAGCCCAAGGCCTGATGGGAGCATTGAAGGAGCGTGTCCATATGGCGGAGAGAGCTGTGGAAATAGAGCGGAGGGAGCGGGCAGTTGCCAATGCGGAGCTGGAAGCGCTGAGGGTAGTGTCCGAAGGGGGGCTGGTGGAGCTGAATCGCTGCAGGATCCAACTTGAGCAAGAGAGGCAGAGAGTTGCCCAGCTCCTCTCCATTCACAACGCAGGGGATAAGACAGATATACGCTACCTGCTGGACAGCGAGAGATTAGACAAAGAGCGAGCAGAGGCCAAAGCAGCTCAGTTACAAGAGGAATTGGGGTACACACGCAGTGAAGCTGCCCAGCTCCAGGACGCAATTTGCAAGGTGAAAATGACACACTTGGATAACTCATACCTTTTATTATCTTAAGTTGTCTTAAGCTGCGTCTGAGACGCATACTGTCTGAATAGGTACTACATATTGCCTACTGGggcgc from Carassius carassius chromosome 47, fCarCar2.1, whole genome shotgun sequence harbors:
- the LOC132130078 gene encoding cytospin-A-like isoform X2; its protein translation is MKKATKPTAASSRTSAGTKAPGRPEGSSIMGTGGKMTNKTQSSAPLPKAKSNDDLPVVSSGAVSVSNSNTSARNKRGSSSQNTNSTDTKSKTSSGLSGKRAMSSTAKDPGTTRENLREHTRASVAKKLVAPTDAMLPKRSRCGTLAETDSRTSKSRSDNQISHKAVLECQVKDLLGLAKTKDLEILHLRSELRGMKAQLGLEELEAPNPEQVSQDSKQPQEKEVSSLISATDVESTLLLLQDQNQGILDELNMLKSENRMLKDRLNAPGFSLEHRLDSPVKGLCCLSLSPEPVAAGCSGGHCEHRGGGMCASSAEGSAQGSIEDLLSETRRLGPPDAVDSECSEAYQPITSSDDALDVPSGCGSSSESEGGPPSREHSRRGSSGNTSEVSMACLTERIHQMEENQHSTAEELQATLQELADLQQIIQELTTENERLGEERAILVDSLCQQGERLELYGRQLDYFRGLLDEHRVAYAKDDEDAKSVRYVELERRYAELNDGSHFEREQLLGVQQQLSSALKMAEQENAEAQGLMGALKERVHMAERAVEIERRERAVANAELEALRVVSEGGLVELNRCRIQLEQERQRVAQLLSIHNAGDKTDIRYLLDSERLDKERAEAKAAQLQEELGYTRSEAAQLQDAICKLEGEFRAFRDDVQAQLVEQKQLLEQQCSELEEKDTEIADMKETIFELEDEVEQHRAVKLHDNLIISDLENSIKKFHDQKYDMEKEIKVLHRKLREESAEWRQFQVDLQTAVVIANEIKTEAQEEIGDLRRRLHEAQDKNEKMNKELDELKSKNQEEERGRVYNYMNAVERDLAALRQGMGLSRQSSTSSEPSPTVKTLIKSFDSASQGPVPANPAAAADVAVAAAATISRTPLSPSPVKTPPAAAVSPMQRHTISSVKPLSSALDKRPSYTDLSIPADHLLRTSPVTRPSCSLQRVTNIDSTKSISVSRRSSEELKRDLSVTDASTASSVIALGSSSPQLSLSSNCSSPTASVTPTTRGRLRTLTSPTSAAAGMMGWLSVLYFTPICRHISLTTSSTARTRGGISLWLSRQQKVWELNPHWTLVKWCTQKDPTGRAS
- the LOC132130078 gene encoding cytospin-A-like isoform X1, whose amino-acid sequence is MKKATKPTAASSRTSAGTKAPGRPEGSSIMGTGGKMTNKTQSSAPLPKAKSNDDLPVVSSGAVSVSNSNTSARNKRGSSSQNTNSTDTKSKTSSGLSGKRAMSSTAKDPGTTRENLREHTRASVAKKLVAPTDAMLPKRSRCGTLAETDSRTSKSRSDNQISHKAVLECQVKDLLGLAKTKDLEILHLRSELRGMKAQLGLEELEAPNPEQVSQDSKQPQEKEVSSLISATDVESTLLLLQDQNQGILDELNMLKSENRMLKDRLNAPGFSLEHRLDSPVKGLCCLSLSPEPVAAGCSGGHCEHRGGGMCASSAEGSAQGSIEDLLSETRRLGPPDAVDSECSEAYQPITSSDDALDVPSGCGSSSESEGGPPSREHSRRGSSGNTSEVSMACLTERIHQMEENQHSTAEELQATLQELADLQQIIQELTTENERLGEERAILVDSLCQQGERLELYGRQLDYFRGLLDEHRVAYAKDDEDAKSVRYVELERRYAELNDGSHFEREQLLGVQQQLSSALKMAEQENAEAQGLMGALKERVHMAERAVEIERRERAVANAELEALRVVSEGGLVELNRCRIQLEQERQRVAQLLSIHNAGDKTDIRYLLDSERLDKERAEAKAAQLQEELGYTRSEAAQLQDAICKLEGEFRAFRDDVQAQLVEQKQLLEQQCSELEEKDTEIADMKETIFELEDEVEQHRAVKLHDNLIISDLENSIKKFHDQKYDMEKEIKVLHRKLREESAEWRQFQVDLQTAVVIANEIKTEAQEEIGDLRRRLHEAQDKNEKMNKELDELKSKNQEEERGRVYNYMNAVERDLAALRQGMGLSRQSSTSSEPSPTVKTLIKSFDSASQGPVPANPAAAADVAVAAAATISRTPLSPSPVKTPPAAAVSPMQRHTISSVKPLSSALDKRPSYTDLSIPADHLLRTSPVTRPSCSLQRVTNIDSTKSISVSRRSSEELKRDLSVTDASTASSVIALGSSSPQLSLSSNCSSPTASVTPTTRGRLREERKDPLSALAREYAGSKRNALLRWCQKKTEGYQNIDITNFSSSWNDGLAFCAILHTYLPAHIPYHELNSQDKRRNFTLAFQAAESVGIKSTLDIGEMVHTERPDWQSVMTYVTAIYKYFET